The following are from one region of the Heliangelus exortis chromosome 2, bHelExo1.hap1, whole genome shotgun sequence genome:
- the LOC139793210 gene encoding DGAT1/2-independent enzyme synthesizing storage lipids-like isoform X1 yields the protein MQNMIGRKEYCASGQIPMTNLSCLAYILEEWTVLEYLRKYFLHVIIISLTICAILVFFIVPLTILFFIYLSNILLLIYQRNSEVKADPLSDVWDSARKTIASFWDIYARVWHGYELHGVKNLPDGPAILVYYHGAIPIDYLYFLSRLFLWKKRLCLSVADHFVFRLPGLKLLLGVTGVIPGTREECLGALKNGYLVSISPGGVREALFSDESYQLIWGNRKGFAQVALDAKVPIIPMYTQNVREGYRMFKERRFFRQLYESTRLPFTPPYGGLPVKFRTYIGEPIPYDPNITTEELVEKTKTAVQALISKHQRIPGSIWKALLERFDKRCKSD from the exons ATGCAGAATATGATAGGTAGAAAAGAATACTGTGCTTCAGGACAGATACCGATGACCAACCTGAGCTGCCTTGCCTACATACTGGAAGAATGGACTGTTCTGGAGTACCTGAGGAAATACTTCCTTCATGTGATCATTATCTCACTGACAATTTGTGCAATATTAGTTTTTTTTATAGTTCCTTTAACAATCCTCTTTTTCATTTACCTCAGTAATATTTTGCTTCTAATATATCAGAGGAACAGTGAGGTAAAAGCAGATCCCTTGAGTGACGTTTGGGATAGTGCAAGGAAAACTATAGCAAGCTTTTGGGATATATATGCAAGAGTATGGCATG GTTATGAGCTGCATGGTGTGAAAAACCTACCAGACGGACCAGCCATTCTTGTGTATTACCATGGAGCTATTCCTATAGACTACCTTTACTTTTTGTCTAGGCTGTTTCTCTGGAAGAAAAGACTTTGTCTGTCAGTAGCTGATCATTTTGTCTTTCGTTTGCCAG GACTTAAATTATTACTGGGGGTGACGGGTGTTATACCAGGTACAAGGGAGGAGTGTCTAGGTGCACTGAAGAATGGATACTTGGTGTCCATCTCACCAGGTGGAGTTAGAGAAGCTCTGTTCAGTGATGAAAGTTATCAGCTAATCTGGGGAAATCGgaaaggctttgctcaggttGCTCTAGATGCAAAAGTG CCCATCATTCCAATGTATACTCAAAATGTCCGGGAAGGATATAGGATGTTTAAAGAAAGAA GATTTTTTAGGCAGTTATATGAAAGTACTCGATTGCCATTTACTCCTCCTTACGGAGGCCTTCCGGTTAAATTTCGCACATACATTGGGGAGCCAATTCCTTATGATCCAAATATAACTACAGAGGAATTAGTTGAAAAG acAAAGACTGCTGTCCAGGCTCTCATAAGCAAGCACCAAAGAATCCCAGGCAGCATATGGAAGGCTTTACTGGAGCGATTTGATAAACGCTGTAAAAGTGATTAG
- the LOC139793210 gene encoding DGAT1/2-independent enzyme synthesizing storage lipids-like isoform X3, with the protein MQNMIGRKEYCASGQIPMTNLSCLAYILEEWTVLEYLRKYFLHVIIISLTICAILVFFIVPLTILFFIYLSNILLLIYQRNSEVKADPLSDVWDSARKTIASFWDIYARVWHGYELHGVKNLPDGPAILVYYHGAIPIDYLYFLSRLFLWKKRLCLSVADHFVFRLPGLKLLLGVTGVIPGTREECLGALKNGYLVSISPGGVREALFSDESYQLIWGNRKGFAQVALDAKVDFLGSYMKVLDCHLLLLTEAFRLNFAHTLGSQFLMIQI; encoded by the exons ATGCAGAATATGATAGGTAGAAAAGAATACTGTGCTTCAGGACAGATACCGATGACCAACCTGAGCTGCCTTGCCTACATACTGGAAGAATGGACTGTTCTGGAGTACCTGAGGAAATACTTCCTTCATGTGATCATTATCTCACTGACAATTTGTGCAATATTAGTTTTTTTTATAGTTCCTTTAACAATCCTCTTTTTCATTTACCTCAGTAATATTTTGCTTCTAATATATCAGAGGAACAGTGAGGTAAAAGCAGATCCCTTGAGTGACGTTTGGGATAGTGCAAGGAAAACTATAGCAAGCTTTTGGGATATATATGCAAGAGTATGGCATG GTTATGAGCTGCATGGTGTGAAAAACCTACCAGACGGACCAGCCATTCTTGTGTATTACCATGGAGCTATTCCTATAGACTACCTTTACTTTTTGTCTAGGCTGTTTCTCTGGAAGAAAAGACTTTGTCTGTCAGTAGCTGATCATTTTGTCTTTCGTTTGCCAG GACTTAAATTATTACTGGGGGTGACGGGTGTTATACCAGGTACAAGGGAGGAGTGTCTAGGTGCACTGAAGAATGGATACTTGGTGTCCATCTCACCAGGTGGAGTTAGAGAAGCTCTGTTCAGTGATGAAAGTTATCAGCTAATCTGGGGAAATCGgaaaggctttgctcaggttGCTCTAGATGCAAAAGTG GATTTTTTAGGCAGTTATATGAAAGTACTCGATTGCCATTTACTCCTCCTTACGGAGGCCTTCCGGTTAAATTTCGCACATACATTGGGGAGCCAATTCCTTATGATCCAAATATAA
- the LOC139793210 gene encoding DGAT1/2-independent enzyme synthesizing storage lipids-like isoform X2 — protein MIGRKEYCASGQIPMTNLSCLAYILEEWTVLEYLRKYFLHVIIISLTICAILVFFIVPLTILFFIYLSNILLLIYQRNSEVKADPLSDVWDSARKTIASFWDIYARVWHGYELHGVKNLPDGPAILVYYHGAIPIDYLYFLSRLFLWKKRLCLSVADHFVFRLPGLKLLLGVTGVIPGTREECLGALKNGYLVSISPGGVREALFSDESYQLIWGNRKGFAQVALDAKVPIIPMYTQNVREGYRMFKERRFFRQLYESTRLPFTPPYGGLPVKFRTYIGEPIPYDPNITTEELVEKTKTAVQALISKHQRIPGSIWKALLERFDKRCKSD, from the exons ATGATAGGTAGAAAAGAATACTGTGCTTCAGGACAGATACCGATGACCAACCTGAGCTGCCTTGCCTACATACTGGAAGAATGGACTGTTCTGGAGTACCTGAGGAAATACTTCCTTCATGTGATCATTATCTCACTGACAATTTGTGCAATATTAGTTTTTTTTATAGTTCCTTTAACAATCCTCTTTTTCATTTACCTCAGTAATATTTTGCTTCTAATATATCAGAGGAACAGTGAGGTAAAAGCAGATCCCTTGAGTGACGTTTGGGATAGTGCAAGGAAAACTATAGCAAGCTTTTGGGATATATATGCAAGAGTATGGCATG GTTATGAGCTGCATGGTGTGAAAAACCTACCAGACGGACCAGCCATTCTTGTGTATTACCATGGAGCTATTCCTATAGACTACCTTTACTTTTTGTCTAGGCTGTTTCTCTGGAAGAAAAGACTTTGTCTGTCAGTAGCTGATCATTTTGTCTTTCGTTTGCCAG GACTTAAATTATTACTGGGGGTGACGGGTGTTATACCAGGTACAAGGGAGGAGTGTCTAGGTGCACTGAAGAATGGATACTTGGTGTCCATCTCACCAGGTGGAGTTAGAGAAGCTCTGTTCAGTGATGAAAGTTATCAGCTAATCTGGGGAAATCGgaaaggctttgctcaggttGCTCTAGATGCAAAAGTG CCCATCATTCCAATGTATACTCAAAATGTCCGGGAAGGATATAGGATGTTTAAAGAAAGAA GATTTTTTAGGCAGTTATATGAAAGTACTCGATTGCCATTTACTCCTCCTTACGGAGGCCTTCCGGTTAAATTTCGCACATACATTGGGGAGCCAATTCCTTATGATCCAAATATAACTACAGAGGAATTAGTTGAAAAG acAAAGACTGCTGTCCAGGCTCTCATAAGCAAGCACCAAAGAATCCCAGGCAGCATATGGAAGGCTTTACTGGAGCGATTTGATAAACGCTGTAAAAGTGATTAG